AAAAGTACCGGCTCAGGTCACTTCCAGCCGCCTTGGATTGCTTGATCAGCATTATATGCGCGGGGTTTCGCTTCCGTGAGGATGAGAATGGCGGCTTTTACCGTTCTTAACAAATGTTTACCACCCTTAGCCCCTATTTACACAGTGCGAGCCTAGTATGCACCTACTGAAACAGAAAACGGGCCCTGACAATTTGTCAGTCCGAAACCCGACACCGCCTGGAGACGGGCATCATCACGAGAGGATAGATCTATGAACCGATGGAAAGCGCTTGCAGGCAGTCTGGTACTGAGTGGTGCGATGGTTGCACCGGCAATGGTGATGGCTTCCCCCCCATGGCGATCACGGCCCGCGCCACCACAAGCACCGCATGTTTGAGCATATCGCCGAGAAGCTGGATCTCACGGAAGGCCAGAAAGCCCAATTGAAGGCGAACCGGGATGCCAGTAAAGAGGCCTACAAGGCTCGCCGGCAGGAGTCCAGAGAGTTGCGAAAGGAATTGCATGAAGCGGTGCGCTCGGGTGCGGACCAGGCGACTTTGGATAGCCTCGGTACACGTATTGGCGCCCTCGCGGTACAGAGGGCCCAGGATATGGAACAGCAGCGTTCGCAGTTTGAGGCCATCCTGACCGATGAGCAAAAGGCGACACTGAACGAGATGAAAGCGGAGCGTATGGAGCGCCATCAAAAGCGCAAGCAGCGCTGGCGCGATCGCGCTGACAGCGACGAGTAAGCCCTCCCGCTGAACAGTCAGTCACGGATCGCTCGTCGGCATCTACCCCAACGCCCGGCAAGCTTTCACCCCTGATGCCTCCGCTTTGCGGGGGCTTTTTTATGTCGGAGCGCTTGAGGTCGGGTCCCCGTCTTGCCCCAGTGCTTGCCGCACCCGCCCTTTGTTGGGAAAATGCCGGCCCCTGTCGGGCCGCCTGCGCCCGTCGACTGGCAGTTTGAGGAGTGAGTGTGAGCAAGATCGGCCTGTTTTTCGGCAGTGACGAGGGCAATACCGAAGGCGTTGCCCAGCGTATTGTGGCGCGCCTGGGGGAAGACCGTGTGGAAATCCACGATATTGCGGATGTGACCCAGCTGGAAATCGCCGACTACGATCAGCTGATTTTCGGTATTCCTACCTGGGACTTCGGGCAGATTCAGTCTGACTGGGAAGATTTCTGGGAAGATGTGCAGGAAATCGACTTTACCGGAAAAACCGTGGCTTTGTTCGGGCTGGGCGACCAGTTCGGCTACGGTGACTACTTCCTCGATGCCATGGGCATGCTGCACGATGTGATCGTCGCCAACGGCGCTAATATCATTGGTCACTGGCCGACAGAAGGATATGACTTCGAAGCCTCCAAGGCGGAAGTGGAAGGGCAGGGCATCTTTGTTGGCCTCGCCATTGATGAAGATCAGCAGGAAGAAATGACGGCAAAGCGTCTCAACGAATGGTGTCGTCAGATCGCCGACGAGTTCGGGCTCGAAGGCGGAGCGGACGGCGTCGAGCAACTCGAGGACTGATGCCTGTGACCGACTCCCTGGCGCTCAAAGATTTCTGGCCCTGGCTTGCAGAGCATGCGAACTGCATTCTGCGGGCGGGATCTCCCGATGTCATTCTCTACGATGACGACGATTTCTACTGGCGCTTTACCCACGAAAGCCCACAAACCCTGTTGGTCCAGCTGATGCGCGGCAAACGCCTGGTGGGCGAGATGTTTGTGGAGCCTGATCTGGTCACTTCCGTCCGTATTTCTCCCGGAGATAAAGATGGCACCATCTTTGATCTGATGGCGCAGGCCGATGGAGAAGAACAGGTGCTGTACTACTTCGTGATGGCGCATGGTTTTGATGAGCGTGAACCAGCGGTAGCTCCCGCCCGGCACGGCAGGTTGCACTGAGCGGGATCGCTGAAAACCAGAAAGCGCGGCTTGCAAACCGCGTTTTCTGGTTTTGGTTTCTCTGGCTTTTCCGGCTTCCCGGTGCCGCAAATCATTTTTCCGCTGCACCGACACCAATATGTGTATCGAGGAAGCCCAGTAATTGGGTATATAGCAGTTTGCGGTTGTCCTCGTTGTAAAAGCCGTGTCCCTCGTGTTTCACAATCAGGGATTGTGCGGGTTTGCCGTTCTCTTCCAGCTTTTCCAGTAATGCCTCGGCGTGGGCCACTGGCGCGCGCTCGTCCTCCTCACCGTGAATGATAAACAGCGGCAGGTTGAGTTTGTCGGTGTGGTAGAGCGGGGAATTGGCTCGCATATGTTCCTGATCCTGGCCAACGGTGTCACTGAGGTAGGCGATGCCGCGGTCCCGGCGGCGAACATCTCCTTCCTTGTAGAGCAGTTCCAGGTCATAGACACCGACATAGCCCGCGGCGCACTGGTACAGATCCGGGTAGCGGATGGGATTCATCAGCGCGGAATAACCGCCAAAGCTTGCCCCATAGATACAGACCCGCTCTGGATCTGCATGTCCCTCAGCCACGGCCCATTTCACCGCCTCGGCAATATCCCGCTGAATATTCCCGCCCCATTGATTTTTTCCGGCATCGAGAAAATGGTCGCCGAACCCGGTGGAGCCGCGAAAATTGACCTGGAGCACCAGGTAACCATTCTGGGAGAGTATCTGTGCATCCCGGGTGTAGCCCCAGAAATCCCGCGCGTGGGGGCCGCCGTGGGGCATGACCACCATGGGCAGCTTGCCGGAATCCTCTGTGTTGGCGGGGAAGGTCAGGTAGGTGCTGATACGCAGGCCGTCGGAGGATTCAAAGTGCTCTGCGCGCATGGGATTCAGGTTGTCGGGATCCAGCCACTCTGCCGATGAAAGCAGAAAGTCGACTTTTTTGGACGCCATATCCACCAGGAAAAAGTCTCCGGGCAGGCGGTCACCCGAGACCTGCAAAACACCGGTTTTACCGTCCCGGGTAAAGCTGGTGAAGTTGATATGGTAACCCTGAAAGGCTTTTTTCAAGCCGCGATACAGGGGGGCAAAGCCATTGCCTTCATCAAAAAATTGAACGGTGGGGTAGTCGGGATTCAGGTAAACACCGATAGGGCGCTGGTTGCTCGGTTGCAGAATTACATCACTGATATCGGCGATTTCATCCTGCACAATTTTTTTCACTTCCTGCTTTTCTCGATCCCAGGCAATCAGTGTTTCAGTCTGGCCAGGTATATCTGCCACCAGGTAGGCCAGCTCGCGCTCGTGGTCGTAACCGACTGGCGCGCCGTGGCGCAAAACCGGGTGCGTAACCTGCTCCCAGCCATTTTCCGCTTTGGTGTAGAGCTCGTACTCGTTTTCGCGGTTGGTGCCATTGGCAAACAGCAGGTTGCCGCGGCCGTCGGTGTAAGCGCGCCCTCCGACCTGAGGTAGCCCGATAACGGATCGACGCACACCGGTGTAGATATTCAGGCGATAGACATCCCCATGGGTTTCCCAGTCTCTCGCCCAGGGATAGGTGGATATCAGAATCTCGTTTTTGTCGTCCGCCAGCGGGTCGATGATGGTGGCGTGGGCGTAGGTGTCTTCCGCTTTCTTGATACGGCTACCGGTTTGCCGCTCCCCGGCGGCGTAACCAAAAATATTCTTGCCGCGGGTACCATCTGCATTGATGGCATATAGAGACCCGTAGTTTACCGGGGCTTCCAGCGCAGCTTTTTTGGTAATGACTTCCGCTACCACTCGGTCGTCGCTGGCCCAATAAAAATTGCCCACTTCCTCTTGCCCACGAAAGCGCAGGCGGCCGGTAATTTTCAGTGGTGACAGGGACATGATGACCAGCACCCGCTCCCCCTCGAACTTGCGCTGTACCGCCAGATGAGTACCGGTTGGGGAAATTTTGACCTGGTGGACTTCCGGGTGGCGGATCAGGTCTTCGAGGGGGACCGTAGCAGCGGCGACTGCAGTGACGGTCAGGGAGAAGAAGAAACAGAGGACTGTGGCCAGACGCATAAACACTCCATGTAATACGGCGTTGGTTAATGGTATGGGCGGGAAGGGGATAGCCTCCATGCCGCCCGTGTCCCATTGGAGAATACTACGGGCGACAAGTTTGTGAAACATCTCACGTTTGTGGTGATTGGCTGTGTTTACTCGGCCAGCAGACCCGCGAGTATCTCCCGATACATGTCTTTTATCAGGTCGAGATCTTCGGCTTTTACGCACTCATCCACCTTGTGAATGGTGGCATTGACCGGGCCGAGCTCCACCACCTGTGCGCCGGTAGGGGCGATAAAGCGGCCGTCTGAGGTGCCGCCGGCGGTGGAGAGTTCGGTATCGCGGCCGGTGACCTTTTTGATCGCGGCCTGTGCGGATTCCACCAGAGGCCCTTCTGCGGTCAGGAAAGGCTGGCCGGAGAGATTGAAGTGGGCTTCATACTTCAGGCCGTGCTTGTCAAAGATGGCGCGGGCGCGTTGTTCCAGTTGTTCGGCGGTGGTTTCGGTGGAGAAGCGCCAGTTGCATACTACCTTTACGTCACCGGGGATCACATTGGTAGCGCCAGTGCCGCCATTGATGTTGGAGACCTGGAAGCTGGTAGCGGGGAAGAAGTCATTGCCCTGGTCCCACTCTTCTGCGGCGAGTTCCGCCAGTGCCGGCGCGAGCTTGTGGACGGGGTTTTCCGCCAGGTGCGGGTAGGCCACGTGGCCCTGAATGCCGGATACGGTCAGTTCGAGACCCAGAGAACCGCGACGGCCGTTTTTGATCACGTCGCCGGCGAGGGTGGTGCTGGAAGGTTCGCCCACCAGGCACCAGTCGATTTTCTCGCCTCTTTCCTCCAGCCATTCCACGACTTTCACGGTACCGTGTTTTGCGGGGCCTTCTTCATCACTGGTGATCAGCAGGGCGATGCGGCCTTTGTGGTCGGGGTGGGCGGCGACAAATTCTTCGCAGGCGACGACCATGGCGGCGAGAGAACCTTTCATATCGGCAGCGCCGCGCCCGTACAGCATGCCGTCGACGATTTGTGGCTCAAAAGGTGGGTATTGCCAGTTCTCTTCGGGGCCTGTGGGGACGACGTCGGTATGGCCGGCGAAGGCGAACAGGGGACCTTCTTCGCCACGTACGGTCCAGAAGTTGTCGGTATCGCCGAAACGCAGGTGCTCGGTTTTGAAGCCGATTTTTTCCAGACGTTCTAGCATCAGTTCCATACAGCCGGCATCTTCCGGTGTGACGGAGCGGCGGCGGATCAGTTCTTTGGTCAGTTCTATTGTTGGAGTCATTCTATGGCCCTGAGGTTTTGGGAAGCACTGTTCCTGTTGGGGGGCGGTTTTGCTGGCGATGGCTTCTCGCGAGACACGCCGTGAACCCATCCATGGGGGCTCTTCTAAAACGTCCCTGTTTTAGAAGGTCTCGCGAGAAGCCATCGCCAGCAAAACCTTCGCGCTAAATTTCACATTATTTTCCAGTCTCGCTAGTACAGACCCGGTGGTAGAGGCCGAAGCCAAATTGCCGGGGCAAAGACAAAGCGCCAGGGGGAATGTTTCGGAACCGTCGGCGACAGGGACGTCGCCGCCGGAGCGTACAGGGATGTATTCACAGCGTTTCCGAAATATTCCCCCTGGCGCTTTGTCGTCACTGGGCGAGGATGCCGCGAGCCCGGTGGGAAGGTATTACAGGGGAAAGGGTGGATGCACTGGCACATACCCACCCTAGCGTGCCACTCAGTTCTTGT
The Microbulbifer celer DNA segment above includes these coding regions:
- a CDS encoding Spy/CpxP family protein refolding chaperone — its product is MFEHIAEKLDLTEGQKAQLKANRDASKEAYKARRQESRELRKELHEAVRSGADQATLDSLGTRIGALAVQRAQDMEQQRSQFEAILTDEQKATLNEMKAERMERHQKRKQRWRDRADSDE
- a CDS encoding flavodoxin; amino-acid sequence: MSKIGLFFGSDEGNTEGVAQRIVARLGEDRVEIHDIADVTQLEIADYDQLIFGIPTWDFGQIQSDWEDFWEDVQEIDFTGKTVALFGLGDQFGYGDYFLDAMGMLHDVIVANGANIIGHWPTEGYDFEASKAEVEGQGIFVGLAIDEDQQEEMTAKRLNEWCRQIADEFGLEGGADGVEQLED
- a CDS encoding alpha/beta hydrolase family protein, with product MRLATVLCFFFSLTVTAVAAATVPLEDLIRHPEVHQVKISPTGTHLAVQRKFEGERVLVIMSLSPLKITGRLRFRGQEEVGNFYWASDDRVVAEVITKKAALEAPVNYGSLYAINADGTRGKNIFGYAAGERQTGSRIKKAEDTYAHATIIDPLADDKNEILISTYPWARDWETHGDVYRLNIYTGVRRSVIGLPQVGGRAYTDGRGNLLFANGTNRENEYELYTKAENGWEQVTHPVLRHGAPVGYDHERELAYLVADIPGQTETLIAWDREKQEVKKIVQDEIADISDVILQPSNQRPIGVYLNPDYPTVQFFDEGNGFAPLYRGLKKAFQGYHINFTSFTRDGKTGVLQVSGDRLPGDFFLVDMASKKVDFLLSSAEWLDPDNLNPMRAEHFESSDGLRISTYLTFPANTEDSGKLPMVVMPHGGPHARDFWGYTRDAQILSQNGYLVLQVNFRGSTGFGDHFLDAGKNQWGGNIQRDIAEAVKWAVAEGHADPERVCIYGASFGGYSALMNPIRYPDLYQCAAGYVGVYDLELLYKEGDVRRRDRGIAYLSDTVGQDQEHMRANSPLYHTDKLNLPLFIIHGEEDERAPVAHAEALLEKLEENGKPAQSLIVKHEGHGFYNEDNRKLLYTQLLGFLDTHIGVGAAEK
- the dapE gene encoding succinyl-diaminopimelate desuccinylase, which codes for MTPTIELTKELIRRRSVTPEDAGCMELMLERLEKIGFKTEHLRFGDTDNFWTVRGEEGPLFAFAGHTDVVPTGPEENWQYPPFEPQIVDGMLYGRGAADMKGSLAAMVVACEEFVAAHPDHKGRIALLITSDEEGPAKHGTVKVVEWLEERGEKIDWCLVGEPSSTTLAGDVIKNGRRGSLGLELTVSGIQGHVAYPHLAENPVHKLAPALAELAAEEWDQGNDFFPATSFQVSNINGGTGATNVIPGDVKVVCNWRFSTETTAEQLEQRARAIFDKHGLKYEAHFNLSGQPFLTAEGPLVESAQAAIKKVTGRDTELSTAGGTSDGRFIAPTGAQVVELGPVNATIHKVDECVKAEDLDLIKDMYREILAGLLAE